ACTCCGACCATTGTCCCTGTCAACTTCAAACAACACAAACACCCACAACAatatctttcaaaatttcagatCAGAATCCAGAGGTGTCACAgcaaaagatgaagaaaatgtcGAAGCCAATTGTCGACGACAAGAAGGAGGAAGCAGTGACAATCCGAGCGGTGAGAGGCGACgaggaaggaagaaagagagtaGAGAAAATCGAAGTGACCACTAACAAAATAGACACTGTCAAGAACATAGAGAAGAAGCTGATGGACAAGGGTGTGCTACGCATGGATCGCCACCCTGCTGATGGGATAGGCATTGGGAAGCCACCACCGAAGTCTGGGCATGGCGGCAAGTACACGTGGGAAGGCCCTGATGATATAGCTGAGAGCGAGTTGTCAGAAGTACCTCCTGCGATAGATGAGAAGGACCCCAACTTTGTTGATGAGGAAGAGGAGGAGAAGATTTTGAAGGGTGAGAAGAGTGAGGTGGCGGGTTTGGTTGTTGGGGTTGTGGAGGTACCTAAGGTTGTTGAGGAAAAAGAAGGGGTTGCTAGAATTGAGGTTGATCCTCGCTTGAATGGTTAAGAAATTTTGGAATATGTGAGTTTGTGAAGGTTCATGTTtgcatatgttttgttttgtttgtctaACATGGGATATGGATTGTAAGGGAATGAAATAGTTAATGGTATTTTAACTTTGTGTTAAGCATTAGTAacttatttatgtttttgtctgagattttatcttctttttttttttttaactttttttcaaGGGAGAGTGTAATTTGTTGGTGCATGTCTCATGGATACTCTCATTTCATCTCATGAGCTCATTTTTTTGTAGGATCAAGTCTTCAAGATCATCTATGACTTGAAAGTCTCAAAAAaggtgtttcttttttttaatcaaaattgaaatttggttAGTAAATGTGGGTGTGGCACATCATTGGACTAGGATTTGAGGTACCAGATCAATCACACATGCAGGTGAATTGTTGTGTGCAGACTCAATTCGATAAACACCTTTTGCCTTGGGAAATCGTTTTTACTTTGCTATTGGAAACTTAATTACGGATAGTTTTTCAGAACATGTTAATGAATGCTGATTTGTTGCGTGTTAACAATGCTTTGAAGTTTTTTCACATGTAAAttggttaatatatatatatatatatatatatatatgtgtgtgtgtgtgtgtgtgtgtgtatgtgtcaTACATATTGGGGGATGTATCCTACAATTTGTGTGATTGTGTCCTTCATAATTGAGATTCTAAGTTCTTACTAGAAGAAAGGAGAGTTCTATTAGATTGTCGGGGGAGGGGTAAAAAAGGCAGGGTCTATGGGTTTTAATTTCTACGAAgataaattatctttttttctttttttttttggttaagaaaAATAGGAATTTACTAGGTTAGCTCCCGGCATGGGGCTAAAGTTGGACAGATTCAGTCAACTCGTGTGATGCTTACAAATGGGCTCTTGTTGGCAACGAAATTTGAACTTAAGTAGGTTAAACGAAGTGTCTGAGCTTTATCAACTAAGCCAAGCCCTATTGGCCTaagataaattattttatacataCTCTCTTTCAACTTAGGAGTCCCCATTATTTTAGTGGTAGGTACTCACTCAAGACTTGGCTGTCAATTTTAATGGATTTAATCCTGGCCGTGTATTTATACTTAGTGAAATACTTATTACCGGTAAAGCAAGTTACCGTATAAAAGCCAAAGATTAAgctaaaagcctaaaacaaaGAAGCCGATCTTCACTCACTCGGTTTAATAACAATGAAGAGTTTTGGACTTGGGTTATTAGGTGTAAGGTCAATGAGTTCTAGTATACCATGAAATGAAATTGTGTTATTATTATGAGTTCGTTCTTAAGATCTTAATCTTGACCTACTCAATTGTATGATAATGACCTGGTGCATGTGTATTCAATTGTCTTTGAGAACTTGttgattgaagaaattgatgATAGGTTATGGTTGTGGCATGTTTTGTTGATATCAATATTCACTGGAATGATataattgttgaattttattgtGTCTATCTGGATAAGTTTGCTTaattcattttgtatttgtCACGTGCTTTATGGTTTTATGTATTCTGGTGTAActtctttttataattgttattgtGAATACTTCCTGCGATAGTTGGAAtctagttgtattttttttttttcatatttgcaCAAGTTTTAATCACTAGTAAATTGATTCCAACGTctttttaagtaaatatttgATAGACTATGCAAATATCGTATTTCtctatatattgttattttgtagTATGTTTAGAAATTTGATTGGGCCATAATTGTTCTATGGTTTCGTAATGGATTGTAGTTTTTTTCTCAACTACCTTCacaatatttatttagtttgtctaaactttctatatattttgtttgtgttctttgaaatttgaatataatGGAGTCATTTTGTATCTTAAAATATGAAAGGAATTGAGGGCAGAAAGAGCAAAATACAGAGAGAGAcactctgtgtgtgtgttttgtttatTACATAATGTCATTAATGTTCCTTGTCATATATGTTCAATTGGTTGGAGTCTGAATAGCTTTTCTTTGGACACTGTGTTTTAACTTCTTTTATGATAGATAATTTCATGTATCATAATGTCTCATGTTATATTGTTATATAACTATTGGAGTTGGGTGAGACGTATATCAAGTTCCTGCCATGGTATTTATATctgaaaaagaaacaagaaatcACCTAAAAGAGGGGGCGCATCTGGTTTAGTGATGAGAGCCTTTAGTGGTTGATGTATTGGTTTTAAAGAACTTCTTTTGCATCAAATACTTGAAATGgatgagattttaaaaattttgtcaaatgtTTATATTATGTTATGAACAAATTGTGGATATGCAATGATATTTATGAAAATGATTTGAGAAGTAAGTGTtcctccctttttcttttttttggtttctgaaAAGCGCGTTCATTTTAGTTAGATTTTATCTTTTACTTTGGCTgttcctaagtttttttttttttttggtttctggtCTTTGGGTTATAAAAGCTTATAGCAACATTTTGGCTGTTACTGAGTTGTTCCATTGTTTTCCTTGAAACAATGAAACCCAATCAGGCACCTCATGCGTTTTTAGAGCAATTTGGGTGGAAATGGCAGCAACTGGAGCTTCATTTGTCAAAGTAAAGAGGCATATACTCGGGTTTACAACTGTCTTGAAGTCTGTAGCTtgtgaattttaattttctgcTACTCGTTGATGCTATATTATCAAATCTGCTGACAAAATTTGCTAGTTATTGTAAATTGCAACGCCTTGTATTTTGTGTTCCAGGCTTGAACATCTCTTGGGCCATGAGAAATTTGGTTAGTAACTTTAGTTTCAATTGGACCAGGTTtattttgctctctctctctctctctctctcatttgttgtgaaagtgtagGGGTGAGGCTTAGTGCACTGGATCCGTTAAGACGGTGATATGTGTGTAGACACGTTATAATCTTAAAACTACtcataatttaataatattagcaTTTACTAGTGATTAATGTGTTGATTAGTTCTAAATTCTGTAATGCCCTTATTTTTGTGAGCCAAAATGACTAATTCAAAAGAGTAGAAGCAGCAAATAGCAATACAGAGAGAGAGTAAAGGCTATTATGTCAATTATAGCTGAGCaattgcagcagtggagctaaatagctattttagctccactcaaacaaaaaaaatcctcctGCAGCAATGgagagaaagcaaaaaaatttagctaaagtgctacagtgctcatgtatcaatacaagagctataaaaaaataaaaaaaaatttattcacctttccaattaaattgtggttgaatattttttaggtagtgggatatattattttattgtagtagatatattattttattatgatgtttatattattttattgtgttgaaaacgaaaatagatccactgctgcagtatgttttgtaaaatgagtaagtaaaatagataaagtaactttttgtggagctaaattgctaaaattttagctccacgGCTGTAGATGCTCTAAAAAGCTAGCTTGTTGCAATGTTTGCTacgattttaaattaaaatggtatataaaaaaaagaagttatttcAATGGCATTTCAATGCCTACGGTATTATGTCAAAACCACATCTCAGATtggtttttcactttttctaacaaattaaaaaaaggaaaattaaggAACAGACCAATCATCAAAAAGAgtgtaaaataagaaaatttaaatggGTCATACTAACGAGTGTCCTTAGAGTGTtgattaacaatccattttaggaaagttttgacaagaaatgaaaaaaaaactgtcaaaatattaattgcttttttttttccccataaaaattatttttaaatggattattaaccaatgccctaaggacattcgttagcatttttttaatttaaatcacCTTAAGATAGCTAGGTTGTGTTTACTTTACTAGCGTTTTTTGTAcgtctttgtttttgaaaaaattgttctttgtaaatgttttttgtttttgtttttacacCATGTTTAATTTTGGCCACCACATGTTACACAATGTATTTTGTAGAGCAAAGTAGAGAAAAATATTGAATGAGATTGAGGAAGAAGACTAGTTTCCCTTATTTAGGTTCTAAGGCTatattagtcattttttaggttttaagagAATGTTGGTATTGCACAATATGAGAATGGtactatcaaatataagaaaaaataaaagaaattattgaaTGTGGTACaatcacatgtgatattggtaccatcaaatttgagaaatttcaacaagatccacatattctcaaacccaaacccatcatCAACGAGACCCACCAACAAAAAACCACCACCgccaattcaaaaaaaaaaaaaaaactacccacACAAAAATACCGTATCAAACCAGCAACCAAACCCAACACATACCCCAAGCCTAACCTTAATTACGGTAGTGGAGAAATATAATACCTGTCTACACGGATATGAATTCGTTCCATTCGGGTGTGTATGTTTAGATGTGAAATTCACAAATTGTTGGACCCCATCTAAATATTCTTGAGATCTTCTATTGCTAATTTTCATCCaactcttatccattgctataAAATGGTTTACAATAAACACCTATAATGTGATTTCATGAAAGCACAAACCAAGAGTTAGTCCATGTTTCAATTAGTTCATTTCACATTTAATTTAAGAAACAAATCATCTTTTGTCTAACAAAACAAACCTATGTTCCTAAGAAAACAATGATCTTAAACACATGAAGAAGTTATCAATACATTTGGTAACTATAATACCATTACAAGAAATAATCTTTAGTAATGGATATCTCTTTAAATATCCCA
This genomic stretch from Castanea sativa cultivar Marrone di Chiusa Pesio chromosome 9, ASM4071231v1 harbors:
- the LOC142610938 gene encoding uncharacterized protein LOC142610938, with product MKKMSKPIVDDKKEEAVTIRAVRGDEEGRKRVEKIEVTTNKIDTVKNIEKKLMDKGVLRMDRHPADGIGIGKPPPKSGHGGKYTWEGPDDIAESELSEVPPAIDEKDPNFVDEEEEEKILKGEKSEVAGLVVGVVEVPKVVEEKEGVARIEVDPRLNG